A portion of the Segatella copri DSM 18205 genome contains these proteins:
- the ispF gene encoding 2-C-methyl-D-erythritol 2,4-cyclodiphosphate synthase: MNIRVGFGYDVHKLVENRDLWLGGIKIDYELGLLGHSDADVLIHAICDALLGAANMRDIGYHFPDTAAETLNVDSKILLRKTMELIATKGYTLGNIDATVCAERPKLNPHVPAMKACLAEVMGVDEDQISIKATTTEKLGFTGRMEGISAYATVLIQKG; this comes from the coding sequence ATGAATATACGTGTAGGATTTGGATATGATGTCCACAAGCTGGTGGAAAACCGCGACTTGTGGCTGGGAGGAATCAAGATAGATTATGAACTGGGATTGCTGGGCCACAGCGATGCCGATGTGCTGATACATGCCATTTGCGATGCCCTGCTGGGCGCCGCCAACATGCGTGATATCGGATATCATTTCCCGGATACGGCAGCAGAAACACTGAATGTGGATTCTAAGATACTGCTCCGCAAAACGATGGAACTGATAGCTACCAAGGGCTATACACTGGGCAATATCGATGCCACAGTCTGTGCCGAACGCCCTAAACTCAACCCGCATGTGCCAGCCATGAAAGCCTGTCTGGCAGAGGTGATGGGGGTAGACGAAGACCAGATATCCATCAAGGCAACAACCACCGAGAAACTCGGATTCACAGGCAGAATGGAGGGAATCTCCGCCTATGCCACCGTTCTTATCCAGAAAGGATAG
- a CDS encoding glycosyltransferase family 4 protein — protein sequence MRVLIVNTSEKTGGAAVAANRLMDALNNNGVKAKMLVRDKETEDITVVSLPRSLRLQWNFLWERWCVFWHLHFSRQRLWEVDMATSGTDITRLREFQEADVIHLSWINQGMLSLKNIRKIIRSGKPVVWTMHDLWPATGICHYARGCNRYASACGNCPLLPNKGSKNDLSAKIFRRKKELYHRGAISFVTCSRWLERQAKGSGLFVGQRITNIPNPIDTHVFCPQDQAEARLRAGLPADKHIILFVSQRVTDERKGMRYFIEAIDRLVARYPEMKENTAIAILGGHSEEVNLTLPSYSLGYVSDEKQIVAIYNSADAFVLPSLEDNLPNTIMESMACGVPSIGFRVGGIPEMIDHQQNGYVANYRDTEDLASGIHWVLEEADRAALKQACLQKVAQNYSQHAVALKYIEVYNEAMAYKNYKL from the coding sequence ATGAGAGTACTCATAGTAAATACAAGTGAAAAGACAGGCGGAGCGGCAGTAGCAGCCAACCGCCTGATGGATGCCCTTAACAACAATGGCGTTAAGGCAAAGATGTTGGTACGCGACAAGGAGACAGAAGACATCACCGTGGTCAGTCTGCCCCGTTCGCTCAGGTTGCAGTGGAACTTCCTGTGGGAGCGCTGGTGCGTATTCTGGCATCTCCATTTCTCCCGTCAGCGCCTCTGGGAGGTAGACATGGCAACATCGGGTACCGATATCACCAGGCTCCGCGAGTTTCAGGAGGCAGATGTCATCCATCTCTCCTGGATCAACCAGGGCATGCTCTCACTCAAGAACATCCGCAAGATTATCCGCAGCGGCAAACCGGTGGTATGGACCATGCACGATCTCTGGCCAGCTACCGGCATCTGCCATTATGCCCGTGGCTGCAACCGCTATGCCTCCGCCTGCGGCAACTGTCCGCTTCTCCCCAATAAAGGCAGCAAGAACGACCTCTCAGCAAAGATATTCCGCCGCAAGAAGGAACTCTACCATCGCGGCGCCATCTCCTTCGTCACCTGTAGCCGTTGGCTCGAACGGCAGGCTAAGGGCAGCGGTCTCTTCGTTGGCCAGCGCATCACCAACATCCCGAATCCGATAGATACCCACGTGTTCTGTCCTCAGGATCAGGCAGAGGCGCGTCTGCGTGCCGGTTTGCCAGCCGACAAGCATATCATTCTCTTCGTATCCCAGCGCGTAACCGACGAGCGCAAGGGCATGCGCTATTTCATCGAAGCCATCGACCGGCTGGTAGCGCGCTATCCCGAGATGAAGGAGAATACCGCCATCGCCATCCTGGGCGGCCATTCCGAGGAAGTAAACCTCACCCTGCCGTCCTATTCGCTCGGCTATGTCAGCGATGAGAAGCAGATTGTGGCAATCTACAATTCTGCAGATGCCTTTGTGCTGCCATCGCTCGAAGATAACCTCCCTAACACCATCATGGAGTCGATGGCGTGCGGCGTGCCGAGCATCGGTTTCAGGGTAGGAGGTATACCGGAGATGATAGACCATCAGCAGAACGGCTACGTAGCTAACTACCGCGATACCGAAGACCTGGCGAGTGGCATCCACTGGGTACTCGAAGAGGCCGACAGGGCGGCGCTGAAGCAGGCATGTCTGCAGAAGGTAGCACAGAACTATTCGCAGCATGCAGTAGCATTGAAATATATTGAAGTTTATAACGAGGCGATGGCCTACAAAAACTATAAGTTATGA
- the porV gene encoding type IX secretion system outer membrane channel protein PorV produces MKRIYKIFILGCLALMASEVKAQDKKDLFNPVNYAVISQTIAPDARGGGLGDIGAATDPDVNSQYWNPAKYPFTISRAGVSLSFTPWLRSLVNDMNLAYLSGYYRIGDYSAVSASLRYFNMGEVFTSEEGAESGTGMTINPYEMSVDVAYSLMLSEKFSLAAAIRWIYSDMRFDYTEDNSPASAFAADIAAYYQNYVVIGQRECQLGLGLNISNIGSKITFSGKEYGEFLPANMRLGASLMIPIDEYNRVTLAADANKYLVPTVPKQEEGEDNSEYEDRVHREYDDISGISGIFKSFSDAPGGFKEELEEINYGLGAEYVYNDKFALRAGYHHESQSKGNRKYFTVGAGFKMNVFSLDAAYVVATAKSNPLDQTLRFTLSFDMDGLKDLFKR; encoded by the coding sequence ATGAAAAGAATCTATAAGATATTCATCTTGGGATGTCTCGCTCTGATGGCATCAGAAGTGAAGGCGCAGGATAAGAAAGACCTCTTCAATCCTGTGAACTATGCAGTCATTTCGCAAACCATAGCTCCTGATGCCCGTGGTGGCGGTTTGGGAGACATCGGTGCGGCTACCGACCCTGATGTCAACTCTCAGTACTGGAATCCGGCAAAATATCCTTTCACCATTTCGCGTGCCGGTGTGTCGCTCAGCTTCACTCCTTGGCTGCGCTCGCTGGTCAATGATATGAACCTCGCCTATCTCTCTGGCTATTACCGCATTGGCGATTACAGTGCCGTATCTGCATCGCTCCGCTATTTCAATATGGGCGAAGTGTTTACCAGCGAAGAGGGTGCCGAGAGTGGCACGGGTATGACCATCAATCCTTACGAGATGTCGGTCGATGTGGCTTATTCTCTGATGCTCAGCGAGAAGTTCTCTCTTGCTGCTGCCATCCGCTGGATCTATTCCGATATGCGCTTCGATTATACCGAAGATAATTCGCCTGCCTCCGCTTTCGCAGCCGATATTGCCGCCTATTACCAGAACTATGTGGTCATCGGCCAGCGCGAATGCCAGTTGGGTTTGGGCTTGAATATTTCTAACATCGGTAGTAAGATTACCTTCAGCGGCAAGGAGTATGGCGAGTTCCTGCCAGCCAACATGCGTCTGGGTGCCTCGCTGATGATTCCTATCGACGAGTACAACCGCGTTACCCTGGCAGCCGATGCCAACAAGTATCTGGTGCCTACCGTTCCGAAGCAGGAAGAGGGTGAGGATAATTCAGAATATGAAGACCGTGTGCATCGTGAGTATGATGATATTTCGGGCATCAGCGGTATCTTCAAGAGTTTCAGCGATGCCCCTGGCGGTTTCAAGGAAGAGCTGGAGGAAATCAACTACGGTTTGGGTGCCGAGTATGTATACAATGATAAGTTTGCGCTCCGTGCCGGTTATCATCACGAGAGTCAGAGCAAGGGTAACCGCAAGTACTTCACCGTGGGTGCCGGTTTCAAGATGAATGTCTTCTCGCTCGATGCTGCCTATGTGGTGGCTACCGCCAAGAGTAACCCGCTCGACCAGACCCTCCGCTTCACCCTGTCGTTTGATATGGATGGACTGAAGGACCTGTTTAAAAGGTAA
- a CDS encoding glycosyltransferase family 2 protein, producing MIKFTVVTCTYNAEKELQRTLDSVQRQTYCNIEHIIMDGGSRDRTLQLVKAYQHRNAVGESSHEIVVISEPDKGLYDAMNKSIDRATGDYLVFMNAGDTFPTADTLEYVEGCVGEGELLPGVLYGDTDIVDEMGHFLRHRRLAPPKKLTWRSFIWGMLVCHQSFYARTDIAREIHYDLHYRYSADVDWCIRIMRESSRRKLPLRNVHAVLTHFLDGGMTTQNHKASLKERFQVMRTHYGLLPTLAVHAWFAIRGAVKK from the coding sequence ATGATTAAGTTCACCGTCGTAACCTGTACGTACAATGCCGAGAAGGAGTTGCAGCGTACCCTCGACAGCGTGCAGCGCCAGACCTACTGCAACATTGAGCACATCATCATGGATGGCGGTTCCCGCGACCGCACCCTCCAGCTGGTGAAGGCATATCAGCATCGCAATGCAGTAGGCGAGAGTTCGCACGAAATCGTGGTCATATCAGAGCCCGACAAGGGACTTTATGATGCCATGAACAAGAGCATCGACCGAGCTACGGGCGATTACCTGGTGTTCATGAATGCCGGTGACACCTTTCCTACAGCCGATACGCTGGAATATGTAGAAGGCTGTGTAGGCGAAGGCGAATTACTGCCCGGCGTACTTTACGGGGATACCGATATCGTGGACGAGATGGGCCATTTCCTGCGTCATCGCCGTCTAGCCCCACCCAAGAAGCTCACGTGGCGTTCGTTCATCTGGGGCATGCTGGTATGCCACCAGTCATTCTATGCCCGCACAGACATAGCCCGTGAGATTCATTACGATCTGCACTACCGTTATTCGGCAGATGTAGACTGGTGCATCCGTATCATGCGGGAGTCATCTCGCCGCAAGCTCCCGTTGCGCAACGTCCATGCCGTCCTCACCCATTTTCTGGATGGCGGCATGACCACGCAGAACCACAAAGCCTCCTTGAAGGAGCGTTTTCAGGTGATGCGCACCCATTACGGCCTTCTTCCCACCCTTGCAGTTCATGCCTGGTTCGCGATAAGAGGGGCTGTAAAAAAGTAA